One window of Thalassovita mediterranea genomic DNA carries:
- a CDS encoding ferredoxin--NADP reductase, producing MTTASQQSAAPRVNPNAPTEETVLSVEHYTDRLFSFRITRPQSFRFRSGEFVMIGLPREDGKPLLRAYSVASPSWDESLEFYSIKVPDGPLTSRLQKIQPGDKVLLGKKPTGTLVLDALTPGKRLYMFSTGTGFAPFASLVRDPETYEKFEDVIVTHTCRQNGELQYSTKLVEDLVNDPLVGEMVHGKLKLFTSCTQEQSDRMGRPTDLIRSGELFKQLDLPPLDPSTDRVMICGSMPMTLEMKDLMQEAGLTEGSNAAPAEFVIEKAFVG from the coding sequence ATGACGACTGCCAGCCAGCAATCTGCCGCGCCACGCGTCAATCCGAACGCGCCAACCGAAGAGACTGTCCTCTCGGTAGAGCATTATACCGACCGGCTTTTCTCTTTCCGCATCACGCGCCCGCAAAGCTTCCGCTTCCGCTCGGGCGAGTTCGTCATGATCGGCCTGCCGCGCGAAGACGGCAAACCGCTGCTGCGGGCCTATTCGGTGGCCTCGCCGTCCTGGGACGAGTCTCTGGAATTCTATTCGATCAAGGTGCCGGACGGCCCGCTGACCTCCCGCCTTCAGAAAATCCAGCCGGGCGACAAGGTGCTGCTAGGCAAGAAGCCGACCGGCACGCTGGTGCTCGATGCGCTGACGCCGGGCAAGCGGCTGTACATGTTCTCTACGGGTACGGGCTTTGCGCCTTTCGCCAGCCTGGTGCGCGACCCGGAGACCTATGAGAAGTTCGAGGACGTCATTGTCACTCATACCTGCCGCCAGAATGGGGAGCTGCAATACTCCACCAAGCTGGTCGAGGACCTCGTCAATGATCCGCTCGTCGGTGAGATGGTGCATGGCAAGCTGAAACTTTTCACCTCCTGCACGCAGGAGCAGTCAGACCGCATGGGCCGCCCGACGGACCTCATCCGCTCTGGCGAGCTGTTCAAGCAGCTGGACCTGCCACCGCTCGATCCGTCGACGGACCGTGTGATGATCTGCGGCTCCATGCCGATGACGCTGGAAATGAAAGACCTCATGCAGGAAGCCGGACTGACCGAAGGCTCGAATGCCGCTCCGGCCGAGTTTGTCATCGAGAAGGCGTTTGTGGGGTAG
- the aroC gene encoding chorismate synthase — MSHNTFGHLFRVTTWGESHGAAIGCVVDGCPPNLPLDEAYVQGFLDKRKPGTSRFVTQRKEPDEVRILSGVFADDRTDGQVTTGTPISMMIENVDQRSKDYSEIRDRYRPGHADYAYDRKYGIRDYRGGGRSSARETAMRVAAGAVARRVLGDSITIRGAVIQIGPHMIDPENWDWDETGKNPFWCPDAKTAAQWEDFLDETRKAGSSAGAIVEVHASGVPAGWGAPIYGKLDSELASAMMSINAAKGVEIGAGFASASYSGEENADEMRMGKEGVRFLSNNNGGVAGGISTGQDVVVRVAIKPTSSILSQTRSVTRDGDEVDVRTKGRHDPCVGIRAVPVAEAMMACVLADAKLRHRGQMG; from the coding sequence ATGTCGCACAATACGTTCGGCCACCTCTTCCGCGTGACCACCTGGGGCGAAAGCCACGGGGCGGCGATCGGATGCGTGGTGGATGGCTGTCCGCCAAACCTGCCGCTGGATGAGGCTTATGTGCAGGGCTTCCTCGACAAGAGAAAGCCCGGCACCAGCCGCTTCGTGACCCAGCGCAAGGAGCCGGACGAGGTGCGCATCCTCTCCGGCGTCTTCGCTGACGACCGCACGGATGGCCAGGTCACGACCGGCACGCCCATCTCGATGATGATTGAGAATGTCGACCAGCGCTCCAAGGACTATTCGGAAATCCGGGACCGTTACCGCCCCGGCCATGCCGACTATGCCTATGACCGGAAATACGGGATCCGCGACTATCGCGGCGGCGGGCGCAGCTCTGCGCGCGAAACCGCGATGCGGGTTGCTGCAGGCGCCGTAGCGCGGCGTGTTCTGGGTGATAGCATTACGATCCGCGGCGCCGTGATCCAGATCGGCCCGCACATGATCGACCCGGAAAACTGGGACTGGGACGAGACGGGGAAGAACCCTTTCTGGTGCCCGGACGCCAAGACGGCCGCGCAGTGGGAAGACTTTCTGGACGAGACCCGCAAGGCTGGCTCCAGCGCCGGTGCCATTGTCGAGGTCCACGCCTCAGGCGTGCCTGCCGGATGGGGCGCGCCCATCTATGGCAAGCTCGACAGCGAACTTGCGAGCGCCATGATGAGCATCAATGCCGCGAAGGGCGTCGAGATTGGCGCTGGTTTTGCCTCCGCTTCATATTCTGGCGAAGAGAACGCCGACGAGATGCGCATGGGCAAAGAAGGCGTGCGCTTCCTGTCGAACAACAATGGCGGCGTCGCAGGTGGTATCAGCACGGGTCAGGACGTTGTGGTCCGCGTCGCGATCAAGCCGACCTCATCCATCCTGTCGCAAACCCGCTCTGTGACCCGCGACGGCGACGAAGTCGATGTGCGCACAAAAGGCCGCCACGACCCCTGCGTCGGAATTCGCGCTGTGCCTGTCGCCGAAGCGATGATGGCCTGCGTGCTGGCGGACGCAAAGCTGCGTCATCGCGGGCAGATGGGTTAG
- a CDS encoding malate dehydrogenase, with translation MKKPVKVAVTGAAGQIGYALLFRIAAGDMLGPDQPVDLHLLEITPALGALEGVTMELNDCAFPLLNKIVQTDDPNVAFKDCDYALLVGAMPRKQGMERKDLLSANGGIFGPQGKAINDHASRDVKVLVVGNPANTNALIAQQNAPDLDPKCFTAMVRLDHNRAMSQLAEKTGAHNTDIKNVIIWGNHSATQYPDIHHATVKGKDAKPQVDDAWYTDTFIPDVQQRGAAIIKARGASSAASAASAAIDHMRSWALGTPEGEWVSMGIPSDGSYGIEPGVIYGYPCTCKDGKYEIVQGLEINEFSRGKMDATDAELREERAAVEHLFA, from the coding sequence ATGAAAAAGCCCGTCAAAGTTGCCGTTACAGGTGCCGCCGGTCAGATCGGTTACGCCCTGCTCTTCCGTATCGCCGCTGGCGACATGCTGGGCCCGGACCAGCCCGTAGATCTTCACCTGCTCGAAATCACCCCGGCCCTCGGCGCGCTCGAAGGCGTGACGATGGAGCTCAATGACTGCGCCTTCCCGCTGCTGAACAAGATCGTGCAGACCGATGACCCGAACGTCGCCTTCAAGGATTGCGATTATGCGTTGCTCGTCGGCGCGATGCCGCGCAAGCAGGGCATGGAGCGCAAGGACCTGCTGTCAGCCAATGGCGGCATCTTTGGCCCACAAGGCAAGGCGATCAACGATCACGCCTCGCGCGATGTGAAAGTCCTCGTTGTTGGCAACCCGGCCAACACGAACGCGCTCATCGCCCAGCAGAACGCACCGGACCTCGACCCGAAATGCTTCACCGCCATGGTCCGTCTCGACCATAACCGCGCGATGAGCCAGCTCGCCGAGAAGACCGGCGCGCACAATACCGACATCAAGAACGTCATCATCTGGGGCAACCACTCGGCGACCCAGTATCCGGACATCCACCACGCAACGGTCAAAGGCAAAGACGCCAAGCCGCAGGTCGACGATGCCTGGTACACCGACACCTTCATCCCCGACGTGCAGCAGCGCGGCGCGGCGATCATCAAGGCACGCGGTGCCTCCTCTGCCGCTTCGGCTGCCTCTGCCGCCATCGACCATATGCGCAGCTGGGCCCTCGGCACGCCTGAAGGCGAGTGGGTGTCCATGGGCATTCCGTCCGACGGCTCCTACGGCATCGAGCCGGGCGTCATCTATGGCTATCCGTGCACCTGCAAGGACGGCAAGTATGAGATCGTCCAGGGCCTCGAGATCAATGAATTCTCGCGCGGCAAGATGGATGCAACCGATGCGGAGCTGCGCGAAGAGCGCGCCGCTGTCGAGCACCTGTTCGCCTAG
- a CDS encoding SDR family oxidoreductase produces MTYDFKGKNAVVTGASRGIGRAIAKTLAEGGARLALVARSVEALEELAKELPGEPVVIHADLGSSDGWKPTAEAILEQLGPVDILVNNAGVSVHEPAGRVTEDGLDNTLNVNVRNLILLTDALTDSLKSRKGNVVNISSVSASTGSIGQIAYSASKGAVNSMTRNMSIDLGRAGVRVNAVAPGVIDDGMWTTAFESGLDREKTMAGIAKVIPLEGRWGSAQNIADAVAFLASDKADYITGQVLRVDGGILA; encoded by the coding sequence ATGACATACGACTTCAAAGGCAAGAATGCCGTCGTGACCGGCGCGAGCCGCGGCATCGGACGGGCCATCGCAAAGACGCTGGCCGAGGGCGGCGCGCGCCTTGCCCTCGTCGCTCGCAGTGTCGAGGCGCTCGAGGAACTGGCCAAGGAGCTGCCCGGTGAGCCGGTTGTTATTCACGCTGACCTTGGCTCATCCGATGGCTGGAAGCCGACGGCAGAAGCCATCCTGGAACAGCTCGGCCCCGTCGATATCCTCGTGAACAATGCCGGCGTCAGCGTGCATGAGCCGGCCGGCCGCGTCACGGAAGACGGCCTCGACAACACGCTGAATGTAAATGTCCGCAATTTGATCCTGCTCACCGACGCACTGACCGACAGCCTGAAGTCGCGCAAAGGCAATGTCGTGAACATCTCGTCGGTGTCTGCCAGCACGGGCAGCATCGGCCAGATCGCCTACTCGGCCTCCAAGGGCGCGGTAAATTCCATGACGCGCAATATGTCGATCGACCTCGGCCGGGCAGGGGTCCGCGTGAACGCTGTCGCGCCGGGCGTGATCGATGATGGCATGTGGACGACTGCTTTCGAGAGCGGACTTGACCGGGAGAAGACGATGGCGGGCATCGCCAAAGTCATCCCGCTGGAAGGGCGCTGGGGCAGTGCGCAGAACATTGCTGATGCTGTCGCATTCCTCGCCTCGGACAAGGCAGACTATATTACCGGACAGGTGCTGCGCGTAGATGGCGGCATCCTCGCCTGA
- the pdxH gene encoding pyridoxamine 5'-phosphate oxidase encodes MSDKSVIPPTPTEADYKRDSEGNPLIPDVADPLALFRDWMATAREKELNDSNAMSLATVDGHGRPDVRVVLLKSVGEEGFTFYTNFESAKGEQLKASPHAALGFHWKSLRRQVRVRGSVISVPDAEADEYFASRAKASRISAIASDQSRPLPSRDVFAQRIDALSEEYDGREDIPRPDNWGGYRVVPESIEFWQDQAFRMHDRLKFTMKNGVWTPERLYP; translated from the coding sequence ATGAGCGACAAGAGTGTCATCCCGCCAACGCCGACAGAGGCGGACTATAAGCGCGACAGTGAAGGAAATCCGCTGATCCCGGATGTTGCTGACCCGCTTGCCCTGTTCAGGGACTGGATGGCGACGGCGCGCGAGAAGGAGCTCAACGACTCCAACGCCATGTCGCTCGCCACTGTTGACGGTCACGGGCGCCCGGACGTGCGGGTGGTGCTTCTGAAGTCGGTCGGTGAGGAGGGCTTCACCTTCTACACCAACTTTGAAAGCGCCAAGGGTGAGCAGTTGAAGGCCAGCCCGCATGCGGCGCTCGGTTTTCACTGGAAGTCTCTGCGCCGGCAGGTCCGCGTGCGCGGCAGCGTCATCTCTGTGCCGGATGCAGAAGCCGACGAGTATTTCGCCTCACGCGCCAAGGCGAGCCGGATCAGCGCGATCGCGTCCGATCAGTCCCGCCCGCTGCCATCGCGCGATGTCTTTGCCCAGCGTATCGACGCGCTGAGCGAGGAATATGATGGCCGCGAGGATATTCCGCGTCCTGACAATTGGGGCGGCTACCGGGTGGTGCCGGAAAGCATCGAGTTCTGGCAGGACCAGGCCTTCCGGATGCATGACCGGCTGAAATTCACCATGAAGAACGGCGTCTGGACACCCGAGCGGCTCTACCCCTAG
- a CDS encoding fatty acid desaturase: MSNRDLSSLTPKELARIERDIARRHIGKFPWLAVTAGIGVFVGWLALWPLVLMDVIPAWSGFIAATILAIIGYLPSHEAQHDIIARPGSKLRWLNELVGHVSTIPLALPYGLARVTHREHHKHTNHPEHDPDYSSRAPGPLSAIWQAIQNVQPRAKGGYNAYGRTLKRLGRTDVLRTAALYRSAWFLTLFALAWSGHAIEAAALWWLPHHVGYIYIQYYLSWAPHHPANETARYRHTRSFRAALGNIGSLGMQYHIVHHLHPRIPFLRTPEAYWEMKPVLEAQGARVEDL, from the coding sequence ATGTCGAACCGCGATCTCTCATCCCTGACGCCAAAGGAACTGGCGCGTATCGAACGCGATATCGCCCGCAGGCATATCGGCAAGTTTCCGTGGCTCGCCGTCACGGCAGGCATTGGCGTATTCGTCGGATGGCTGGCGCTCTGGCCGCTGGTGCTGATGGATGTCATCCCGGCATGGTCAGGTTTTATCGCTGCAACCATCCTTGCGATTATCGGCTACCTTCCCTCACATGAGGCTCAGCACGACATTATCGCGCGTCCCGGCTCAAAGCTGCGCTGGCTGAACGAACTGGTTGGACATGTCTCAACCATTCCGCTTGCCCTGCCTTATGGCCTCGCCCGGGTGACCCATAGAGAGCATCACAAGCACACGAACCATCCTGAGCATGATCCCGATTACAGCTCGCGTGCACCGGGACCGCTCAGCGCCATCTGGCAGGCGATCCAGAACGTCCAGCCGCGCGCAAAGGGCGGCTATAATGCCTATGGCCGGACCTTGAAGCGGCTTGGCAGGACGGATGTGCTAAGAACCGCTGCGCTTTACAGGTCTGCCTGGTTTCTGACGCTGTTCGCGCTCGCCTGGAGCGGCCACGCCATCGAGGCAGCGGCGCTCTGGTGGCTGCCGCACCATGTCGGCTATATCTATATCCAGTATTATCTGAGCTGGGCGCCGCATCACCCGGCCAATGAAACCGCCCGCTACCGCCATACCCGCAGCTTCCGCGCCGCGCTCGGCAACATTGGCTCGCTCGGCATGCAGTACCACATCGTGCACCACCTGCACCCGCGCATCCCTTTCCTGCGCACGCCCGAAGCCTATTGGGAAATGAAGCCGGTACTGGAAGCACAGGGCGCCCGGGTCGAAGACCTTTAG
- a CDS encoding glycerophosphodiester phosphodiesterase family protein: MSQTYFLASALMLGTVLTGCNEAATAPAETSDTAPAESSVEQEQAATPVSGGRDLPRLFDCVREEGGVLIAAHRGGPAPGFPENAVETFQHALDAGIPMMEIDVAESRDGVLFLMHDRSLTRTTTGEGPVADTSWSEISQLRLVDNEGRVTSFNPPTLADALEWAVETGAILELDRKETTSFRNIIGEVRTAGAEDNVIIITYSDEEAWQVAEIAPDLMMTAGVGNREHEAALLEGGVDPDKLVAWTGTREPSFGKWRGLASKDIESAFGTLGRPGERLDDQYWADGDPSEYVSLIENGLVLLATDTPYRLVSDNGLPARFVNATETCLD; encoded by the coding sequence ATGTCCCAGACTTATTTTCTGGCGAGCGCCCTGATGCTGGGCACGGTTCTGACAGGCTGCAACGAGGCCGCGACGGCGCCAGCCGAGACCTCTGATACCGCGCCAGCAGAATCATCCGTCGAGCAGGAACAAGCTGCAACGCCCGTTTCAGGCGGGCGCGACCTGCCCCGGCTGTTCGATTGCGTGCGCGAAGAAGGCGGCGTGCTCATCGCTGCTCATCGCGGCGGCCCTGCCCCCGGTTTCCCGGAAAACGCCGTGGAGACATTCCAGCACGCCCTCGATGCCGGTATTCCGATGATGGAGATCGACGTTGCCGAGAGCCGGGATGGTGTCCTCTTCCTGATGCATGACCGCTCCCTCACCCGCACGACAACGGGTGAAGGCCCTGTGGCCGACACAAGCTGGAGCGAGATTTCGCAGCTGCGTCTCGTTGATAATGAGGGCCGGGTCACCTCCTTCAATCCGCCAACGCTGGCCGACGCGCTGGAATGGGCGGTGGAGACAGGCGCGATCCTCGAACTCGACCGCAAGGAAACAACTAGCTTCCGCAATATCATCGGTGAGGTCCGCACGGCTGGCGCCGAGGACAATGTCATCATCATCACCTATTCGGATGAGGAAGCCTGGCAGGTCGCCGAGATTGCGCCAGACCTGATGATGACGGCAGGCGTCGGCAACCGCGAGCATGAAGCCGCCCTCCTCGAAGGCGGTGTTGATCCTGACAAGCTCGTCGCATGGACGGGCACGCGCGAGCCAAGCTTCGGCAAGTGGCGCGGGCTTGCCAGCAAGGATATCGAAAGCGCGTTCGGCACGCTTGGCCGCCCGGGCGAGCGCCTCGACGATCAATACTGGGCCGATGGCGACCCCTCGGAATACGTATCACTGATAGAAAACGGCCTTGTTTTGCTCGCAACCGACACGCCTTACAGACTTGTGAGTGACAATGGGCTTCCGGCGCGTTTTGTAAACGCAACTGAAACCTGTCTCGACTAG
- a CDS encoding long-chain-fatty-acid--CoA ligase: protein MHGLMQNWQLTVDKVLDHAAHNHGDREIVTREVEGNVTRTTYKAIHERAKMVSSALKGEGIKLGDRVATLAWNTACHMEAWYGTMGIGAVLHTINPRLHPDQVAWIANHAEDRILMFDTSFLPLVEAAKPQIKTIEKYIILTSPENMPENSLGAVSYEDWIKGKSTDVIWGDFDEQTACGLCYTSGTTGNPKGVLYSHRSNVLHTFITMGVDTLGMGAADVVLPVVPMFHANAWGLAFACPATGAKLVMPGADMSGKAIYELLDKEKVTITAAVPTVWLLLLTYLQENNLKLPHLRKVVIGGSAVPEKILRAFEEDYDVDVFHAWGMTELSPMGTLGALPPSLIDASHEEQMEFKLKQGRPPFGVELKIIDDEGKTLPRDGKTSGRLVCRGPAISKSYFKADELAIDGDGWFDTGDVATLDQYSTMQITDRAKDVIKSGGEWISSIDIENFAVGHPKVANAAAIGIYHPKWDERPLLIVQPAPGENPSKEDVLKQLEGKIAKWWTPDDVQFVDEIPLGATGKINKLKLREMFADYKLPTA from the coding sequence ATGCACGGCTTGATGCAAAACTGGCAGCTCACCGTCGACAAGGTGCTCGACCATGCCGCTCACAATCATGGCGACCGCGAGATCGTCACCCGCGAAGTCGAAGGCAATGTCACGCGCACGACGTACAAGGCGATCCATGAGCGCGCCAAGATGGTGTCCTCGGCGCTGAAGGGAGAGGGCATCAAGCTCGGCGACCGCGTTGCAACGCTGGCCTGGAACACGGCCTGCCACATGGAAGCCTGGTATGGCACGATGGGCATCGGCGCCGTGCTGCACACGATCAATCCGCGCCTTCACCCCGATCAGGTCGCCTGGATCGCGAACCATGCAGAAGACCGTATCCTGATGTTCGATACGAGCTTCCTGCCGCTGGTCGAGGCGGCAAAGCCGCAGATCAAGACGATCGAGAAGTACATCATCCTGACCTCTCCGGAGAACATGCCGGAAAACTCGCTGGGCGCGGTTTCCTATGAGGACTGGATCAAGGGCAAGTCGACGGATGTTATCTGGGGCGACTTTGATGAGCAGACCGCCTGCGGCCTCTGCTATACGTCCGGTACAACAGGCAATCCGAAGGGCGTGCTCTATTCGCACCGCTCCAACGTGCTCCACACCTTCATCACCATGGGCGTCGATACGCTCGGCATGGGCGCAGCAGACGTGGTTCTGCCGGTCGTGCCGATGTTCCACGCCAATGCCTGGGGTCTCGCCTTTGCGTGTCCGGCGACGGGCGCGAAATTGGTCATGCCGGGCGCCGACATGTCCGGCAAGGCGATCTATGAGCTCCTCGACAAGGAGAAGGTCACGATCACGGCCGCCGTGCCGACCGTCTGGCTCCTGCTGCTCACCTATCTTCAGGAAAACAATCTGAAGCTGCCACACCTTCGCAAGGTCGTGATTGGCGGGTCGGCTGTGCCTGAGAAGATCCTGCGCGCCTTTGAAGAGGACTATGATGTCGACGTCTTCCACGCATGGGGCATGACAGAGCTGTCGCCGATGGGTACGCTCGGCGCGCTGCCGCCTAGCCTGATCGACGCCTCCCACGAAGAGCAGATGGAATTCAAGCTGAAGCAGGGCCGTCCGCCATTCGGTGTGGAGCTCAAGATCATCGACGATGAAGGCAAGACGCTGCCGCGCGACGGCAAGACGTCCGGCCGCCTCGTCTGCCGCGGCCCGGCCATCTCGAAATCCTACTTCAAGGCCGATGAGCTCGCGATTGATGGCGATGGCTGGTTTGACACAGGCGACGTTGCGACGCTCGACCAGTACTCGACCATGCAGATCACCGACCGCGCCAAGGACGTCATCAAGTCCGGCGGTGAGTGGATCAGCTCCATCGACATCGAGAATTTTGCTGTCGGTCACCCGAAAGTCGCGAACGCTGCCGCTATCGGCATCTACCACCCGAAATGGGATGAGCGGCCGCTCCTGATCGTGCAGCCTGCACCGGGCGAAAACCCAAGCAAGGAAGACGTTCTCAAACAGCTTGAAGGCAAGATCGCCAAATGGTGGACGCCGGATGATGTCCAGTTCGTCGACGAGATCCCGCTCGGCGCGACCGGCAAGATCAACAAGCTGAAACTCCGCGAGATGTTCGCAGACTACAAGCTGCCGACGGCCTGA